From one Calypte anna isolate BGI_N300 chromosome 11, bCalAnn1_v1.p, whole genome shotgun sequence genomic stretch:
- the ZNF276 gene encoding zinc finger protein 276 — protein sequence MKRDRRGRFLAAAGGPGTDTPEPRRRPGTAARGTEAAARPEPPAGWAPAAAWTRPGALGGAPEAGIGRALSTGYCRLCHGKFSSRSLRNAFGKVPVMGENSEKQRRVDQVFFTDFQRLVGVAVRQDPALPQFVCKKCHAQFYKCRSVLRTFIQRVNASPTGHLKAKGKSGVAQPQPGTEGAAACLVDLITSSPQCLHSLVSWAHAHAGSCPSAPSLQSVLSSEYCGIIRAVWGCGDGHDYVMDTDSDCSTVLLDNALSVKREWNKSTGQHLTDNGAEDAQAVPAPKAQHAPVRTSPCQQPPNKGTAALPLDVENEPPQDRDSSPSQLDSEGSFQEKAPPQPTSPLSTAPGQLSGKQVLSATSDERVKDEFSDLSEGDFLSDDENEKRNVQSSDDSFEPYPEKKVSSKKSDSKEAKKAEEPKIRKKPGPKPGWKKKIKCEREELPTIYKCPYQGCAAVYRGADGMKKHIKEHHEEVRERPCPHPGCNKVFMIDRYLQRHVKLIHTEVRNYICDECGQTFKQRKHLSVHQMRHSGAKPLQCEICGFQCRQRASLKYHMTKHKAETELEFACDQCGKRFEKAHNLNVHMSMVHPLTQTQDKTKPLEPEPILLLNTSGTSDSQAVKPEVTVQQEPT from the exons atGAAGCGCGATCGGCGCGGGCGGTTCCTGGCGGCCGCGGGCGGCCCCGGTACCGACACCCCCGAGCCCCGGCGGCGGCCCGGCACGGCGGCACGCGGCACCGAGGCGGCGGCACGGCCCGAGCCCCCCGCGGGGTGGGCCCCGGCGGCCGCCTGGACACGGCCCGGCGCCCTCGGCGGTGCCCCGGAGGCAG GGATCGGCAGAGCCCTGAGCACCGGCTACTGCCGCCTCTGCCACGGGAAGTTCTCGTCCCGGAGCCTGCGGAACGCGTTCGGGAAGGTACCGGTGATGGGGGAGAACTCGGAGAAGCAGCGCCGGGTGGATCAGGTCTTCTTCACCGACTTCCAGCGGCTGGTAGGCGTGGCGGTGCGGCAGGACCCCGCGCTGCCACAGTTCGTCTGCAAGAAATGCCACGCTCAGTTCTACAAGTGCCGCAGCGTCCTCCGCACCTTCATCCAGAGGGTCAACGCCTCTCCCACCGGACACCTCAAGGCGAAAGGAAA GAGTGGtgtggcacagccccagccGGGCACggaaggagctgctgcctgcctgg TCGACCTGATCACCTCCAGCCCCCAGTGCCTGCACAGCCTGGTGAGCTGGGCACACGCCCACGCGGGGAGCTgcccctcagcccccagcctgCAGAGCGTCCTCTCCTCCGAGTACTGCGGCATCATCCGCGCCGTCTGGGGCTGCGGCGACGGCCACGACTACGTCATGGACACGGACTCGGACTGCAGCACGGTGCTGCTGGACAACGCCCTCTCGGTCAAACGGGAGTGGAACAAGAGCACGGGCCAGCACTTGACTGACAACGGGGCAGAGGATGCCCAGGCTGTCCCTGCTCCCAAAGCCCAGCACGCCCCAGTGAGGACCAGTCCTTGCCAGCAGCCCCCAAACAAAGGGACCGCGGCGCTGCCGCTGGACGTGGAGAACGAGCCACCACAGGACAGGGATTCATCTCCCTCACAACTGGACAGTGAGGGCTCCTTCCAGGAGAAGGCCCCACCACAGCCTACATCCCCCCTGAGCACTGCCCCAG GACAGTTGAGTGGGAAGCAGGTTCTGTCTGCAACATCGGATGAGCGGGTAAAAGACGAGTTCAGTGACCTTTCTGAGGG GGACTTCTTGAGTGACGatgaaaatgagaagagaaatGTGCAATCTTCAGATGACTCCTTTGAGCCTTACCCCGAGAAGAA GGTTTCTAGCAAGAAAAGTGAcagcaaagaagcaaagaaggcagaagagcCCAAAATACGGAAGAAGCCAGGGCCCAagccaggctggaaaaaaaaaatcaaatgtgaaAG GGAGGAGCTGCCCACCATTTACAAGTGTCCTTACCAGGGCTGTGCAGCTGTCTACAGAGGGGCGGATGGCATGAAG AAACACATCAAAGAGCATCACGAGGAGGTTCGGGAGAGGCCCTGTCCTCATCCTGGCTGCAACAAAGTTTTCATGATTGACCGGTACCTGCAGCGCCACGTGAAGCTCATCCACACAG AGGTACGGAACTACATCTGTGATGAGTGTGGGCAGACCTTTAAGCAACGCAAACACCTCTCGGTCCATCAGATGCGGCACTCGGGAGCAAAGCCCCTCCA GTGTGAGATCTGTGGGTTCCAGTGCCGGCAGCGAGCGTCCCTCAAGTACCACATGACCAAACACAAAGCTGAGACAGAGCTGGAGTTTGCCTGTGACCAGTGCGGGAAGCGCTTCGAGAAGGCTCACAACCTGAACGTCCACATGTCCATGGTGCACCCTCTGACCCAGACTCAGGACAAAACCAAGCCACTGGAGCCAGagcccatcctcctcctcaacACTTCAGGGACTTCCGACAGCCAGGCAGTAAAACCAGAAGTGACTGTGCAGCAGGAGCCCACCTGA